From one Pirellulales bacterium genomic stretch:
- a CDS encoding MraY family glycosyltransferase: MPVPILSHPLSGGQWFIFLAAAVGPSLAISWVAAFWLRRHAPRWGLVDRPGARKVHTSPTPLGGGLAIWLGVLLPFAVGQLLLWIWHIDPDPFENWLASFPALRFIQPFLNGLWLQSADLWLLLGLGTLLLALGLVDDYRGVDWRLRLGAQTLAAIVVVFVRGWKLSLVPHWPWAAGLLSLLWIVGLVNSFNMLDNMDGLSAGVGAIAAAMLAAVMLLVPDPQSRLPHLFVAGFLLVLVGSLLGFLWHNRPPARIFMGDAGSYFLGFSLATIATVATYAGGDLPRHAILAPICVLAVPLYDLATVMAIRLREGRSPFQADKSHFSHRLVELGLSKTQAVLTIYLLTATCGLGALLLHEVDQVGAMMIVLLVGCVLLLIGILETAARRRRTH, encoded by the coding sequence GTGCCTGTCCCCATTCTTTCACATCCTCTGAGCGGTGGGCAATGGTTCATCTTCCTGGCCGCGGCCGTCGGGCCGAGCCTGGCGATTAGCTGGGTCGCCGCATTTTGGCTTCGCCGGCACGCGCCGCGGTGGGGACTCGTCGATCGGCCGGGAGCGCGGAAAGTTCACACGTCGCCGACGCCGCTGGGCGGTGGTTTGGCAATTTGGCTCGGCGTGTTGTTGCCGTTTGCCGTGGGCCAACTCTTGCTCTGGATTTGGCACATCGATCCGGATCCGTTCGAAAACTGGCTTGCCTCGTTTCCCGCGCTGCGATTCATTCAGCCCTTTCTCAACGGCCTGTGGCTACAGTCGGCCGATCTTTGGTTGTTGTTGGGCCTGGGAACATTGCTACTGGCCCTCGGGCTAGTGGACGATTATCGCGGGGTCGATTGGCGGCTGCGGCTCGGGGCGCAAACGCTCGCGGCGATCGTGGTGGTGTTCGTTCGCGGATGGAAACTGTCGCTCGTGCCGCATTGGCCGTGGGCCGCCGGATTGCTCAGCCTGTTGTGGATCGTCGGGTTGGTGAATTCGTTCAACATGCTCGACAACATGGATGGGCTGTCGGCGGGTGTGGGAGCGATTGCGGCAGCGATGTTGGCAGCCGTGATGCTCTTGGTGCCCGATCCGCAAAGCCGGCTGCCGCATTTGTTCGTGGCTGGGTTTCTATTGGTGCTCGTCGGCTCGCTGTTGGGATTCTTGTGGCACAATCGGCCGCCGGCCCGGATTTTCATGGGCGACGCGGGAAGCTATTTTCTCGGCTTCTCACTGGCGACGATCGCCACGGTGGCCACGTATGCCGGCGGCGACCTGCCGCGGCATGCGATCTTGGCGCCGATATGCGTGCTGGCCGTTCCGCTGTACGATTTGGCTACCGTCATGGCGATTCGCTTGCGGGAAGGCCGCAGCCCATTTCAAGCCGACAAGAGCCATTTTTCCCACCGGCTGGTCGAACTGGGGCTGTCGAAAACCCAAGCCGTGCTGACGATTTATCTGCTCACGGCAACATGCGGCTTGGGGGCGCTGCTGCTGCACGAAGTCGATCAGGTCGGCGCCATGATGATCGTGCTGCTAGTCGGCTGCGTGTTGCTGTTGATCGGAATTTTGGAAACCGCGGCACGGCGCCGGCGAACCCATTGA
- a CDS encoding DUF4416 family protein has product MSQPPSDPLPPTAAPPCSPFLLRPSPLVLPILAAFSRYHEALEWGCRRAAEAWGAGALASPPFEFRETDYYSATMGCGLIKRFWAFEPLRDSSELSQWKRQSIGWEAEYAELSRHPEPRPLNLDPGYLTLAKLVLASTKDHAHRIYLGQGIFAEVTLNFKDGRWQPRDWTFPDYRRADYHEFFLAARQLLRARPTGKTT; this is encoded by the coding sequence ATGAGCCAGCCACCATCTGACCCGTTGCCCCCGACCGCTGCCCCTCCTTGCTCGCCCTTCCTCCTTCGCCCGTCGCCCCTAGTTCTGCCGATCCTCGCCGCGTTCAGCCGCTACCACGAGGCTCTCGAGTGGGGGTGCCGCCGAGCGGCGGAAGCTTGGGGTGCCGGGGCGCTTGCGAGTCCGCCGTTCGAATTCCGCGAAACCGATTATTACAGCGCAACCATGGGCTGCGGGTTGATCAAGCGATTTTGGGCCTTCGAGCCGCTGCGCGATTCGAGCGAATTGAGCCAATGGAAGCGGCAGTCGATTGGCTGGGAAGCGGAATATGCCGAGCTCAGCCGGCATCCGGAGCCGCGCCCGCTGAATCTCGATCCCGGCTACCTGACGCTTGCAAAACTTGTGCTCGCCTCGACCAAAGACCACGCCCATCGCATCTATCTTGGCCAGGGAATTTTTGCCGAGGTGACCTTGAATTTCAAAGATGGCCGCTGGCAGCCGCGAGACTGGACATTTCCGGATTACCGCCGGGCCGATTATCATGAATTTTTCCTCGCGGCGAGACAGTTACTCCGAGCCCGGCCGACGGGGAAAACGACGTGA
- a CDS encoding TlpA disulfide reductase family protein, with product MRRTRLLTLFAALAATGCLIWTISLCRADDKPAEKSATEKPGAGTDEDSLKLPTGGPEELQKFIDRVRTIHPPQDEDQIKPFVLKTRGAMLEAADKILATKPEGKTRLEAIHAKVEALSTLENFADDAKAGKELRTMVADLKNDKDPKMAKLGAQIGLQLQVRDLMEGKGSPEENQKLWTEVKAKLAAAPDNKQDIQVAMMVAQALGNSTDTKLAVQAYHDLNDILSKSADPQIADLAKSFEGTIRRLELPGHPIELKGTLVGGKPFNQASLKGKVVLVDFWATWCGPCRAELPNVKKNYAKYHDKGFDVIGISLDDDRDALEKFLSDEKIPWPIIYGAEGEPHGWDESIAKYYGIGAIPATILVDKEGNVVSLSARGKKLGELLEKYLGQ from the coding sequence ATGCGTCGAACTCGCCTGCTCACACTGTTTGCCGCTCTGGCTGCCACCGGTTGCCTGATCTGGACGATTTCTCTCTGCCGAGCCGACGACAAGCCGGCCGAAAAATCGGCAACCGAAAAGCCGGGCGCCGGCACTGACGAAGATTCGCTCAAGCTTCCCACCGGCGGTCCTGAAGAATTGCAGAAATTCATCGACCGCGTGCGCACCATTCATCCGCCCCAAGACGAAGATCAAATCAAGCCGTTCGTGCTCAAGACGCGCGGAGCCATGCTGGAAGCCGCCGACAAAATCTTGGCCACCAAGCCCGAGGGAAAAACCCGGCTCGAGGCCATCCATGCCAAAGTCGAAGCGTTGAGCACGCTCGAAAACTTTGCCGACGATGCCAAGGCCGGCAAAGAGCTGCGCACGATGGTCGCCGATCTGAAGAACGACAAGGATCCGAAGATGGCCAAGCTGGGCGCGCAAATCGGCTTGCAACTTCAGGTGCGCGATCTGATGGAGGGCAAGGGATCGCCGGAAGAAAATCAAAAACTGTGGACCGAAGTCAAAGCCAAGCTCGCCGCCGCGCCCGACAATAAGCAAGACATCCAAGTGGCGATGATGGTCGCCCAGGCCCTCGGCAATTCCACCGACACCAAGCTCGCCGTTCAGGCATATCACGATCTGAACGACATCCTTTCCAAGAGCGCGGATCCGCAGATCGCCGATCTGGCCAAGAGCTTCGAGGGGACCATCCGCCGGCTCGAACTCCCCGGCCATCCAATCGAATTGAAAGGTACGCTCGTTGGCGGCAAGCCGTTCAACCAGGCGTCGCTCAAAGGGAAGGTCGTGCTTGTGGATTTCTGGGCCACGTGGTGTGGGCCATGCCGGGCCGAGCTGCCGAACGTCAAGAAGAACTACGCGAAGTATCACGACAAGGGGTTCGACGTTATCGGCATCAGCTTGGACGACGACCGCGACGCACTCGAGAAATTTCTCTCCGATGAAAAAATCCCCTGGCCGATCATCTACGGCGCCGAAGGCGAACCGCACGGTTGGGATGAGTCGATCGCAAAATACTACGGCATCGGCGCGATTCCGGCGACGATCCTGGTTGACAAGGAAGGCAACGTCGTTTCGCTGAGCGCCCGGGGCAAGAAGCTTGGCGAATTGCTCGAAAAGTATCTGGGACAGTGA
- a CDS encoding VOC family protein — protein sequence MAVNPIPTGYHTATPYLIVSGAAAAIEFYKRAFGATELFRLDGPDGSIGHAEIKIGDPAIMLADEHPEVGAMSPKSLGGTATSILLYVEDVDARFQQAIAAGAKELRPLKNQFYGDRSGTLEDHSATNGRSPRTSKTFPRTRCAAASKR from the coding sequence ATGGCTGTAAATCCGATTCCAACCGGCTACCACACCGCGACGCCCTATTTGATCGTTTCCGGCGCTGCCGCGGCGATCGAATTTTACAAACGGGCCTTCGGCGCTACGGAACTGTTTCGACTCGACGGGCCGGACGGAAGCATCGGCCACGCCGAGATCAAGATCGGCGACCCGGCCATCATGCTGGCCGACGAGCATCCGGAAGTCGGAGCGATGAGCCCGAAATCGCTCGGGGGCACGGCCACGAGCATCTTGCTTTATGTCGAAGATGTCGATGCCCGTTTTCAGCAAGCGATCGCCGCCGGCGCAAAGGAACTGCGGCCGCTGAAAAATCAGTTCTACGGCGACCGCTCCGGTACGCTCGAAGATCATTCGGCCACAAATGGTCGATCGCCACGCACATCGAAGACGTTTCCGAGGACGAGATGCGCCGCCGCCTCGAAGCGATGA
- a CDS encoding DNA integrity scanning protein DisA nucleotide-binding domain protein, with product MKAQRLTDQFQKIIDLAGRLAGLVAADALLVLLEAPTEWDQLKLLVGDGKVLVAADTTEQLEGAADAGLATVVLNMVDSPIYEKLTQALLESVADDILTPGARVVAMYSGFDAGTIDSISVINLSERLERLTARDLRQIETHVPLDTLKTVVDLAVEIGREGREGKPVGTLFVIGDTRKVLAMSHPTGFDPVRGYGRKERNLSDPRVREGLKEVAQMDGAFIITPDGTVEAANRYIDAPATNITLSKGLGARHWAAAAITRATKSVAVAVSESNGTVRIFQNGEVILRIEPFRRPMKWKDFEYEPPAAD from the coding sequence ATGAAGGCGCAGCGGCTGACCGATCAATTTCAGAAAATCATCGATCTCGCCGGAAGATTGGCCGGTTTGGTGGCTGCCGACGCGCTGCTGGTGCTCCTCGAAGCTCCGACGGAATGGGACCAACTGAAGCTGCTGGTGGGCGACGGAAAGGTGCTCGTGGCCGCCGACACCACGGAGCAGCTCGAGGGGGCGGCCGATGCCGGCCTCGCGACGGTCGTGCTCAACATGGTCGACAGCCCGATCTATGAAAAGCTGACCCAGGCGCTGTTGGAAAGCGTCGCCGACGACATTCTCACCCCGGGAGCACGTGTCGTGGCGATGTATAGCGGTTTCGATGCCGGCACGATCGATTCCATCAGCGTTATCAATTTGAGCGAGCGGCTCGAACGACTCACCGCCCGCGACCTGCGGCAGATCGAAACACACGTCCCGCTCGACACGCTCAAAACCGTGGTCGATCTGGCGGTCGAAATCGGCCGCGAGGGACGCGAAGGGAAACCGGTCGGAACGCTGTTCGTGATCGGCGACACGCGCAAGGTGCTGGCAATGAGCCATCCGACCGGTTTCGATCCGGTGCGTGGCTATGGCCGAAAGGAACGCAACCTGAGCGATCCGCGTGTTCGCGAAGGCCTCAAGGAAGTCGCTCAGATGGATGGAGCATTCATTATCACGCCCGACGGCACCGTCGAGGCCGCCAATCGCTACATCGATGCCCCGGCGACGAACATCACGCTCTCGAAGGGCCTCGGCGCTCGGCACTGGGCAGCCGCCGCGATCACACGAGCGACCAAGAGCGTCGCCGTGGCGGTAAGCGAATCGAACGGCACCGTGCGCATCTTTCAAAACGGCGAAGTGATTCTGCGCATCGAGCCATTCCGCCGCCCGATGAAATGGAAAGATTTCGAATACGAACCGCCGGCGGCGGATTAG